Sequence from the Pseudomonas sp. LS.1a genome:
TTCCTCTTGGTAGGAGGACGCACGAGCCGCGTACTGCTGCCGGATCAAACAGAGGAGAGGGGATCATGACCGAGCCTGTGACGTATTTCTGGATCGCCGTTGCGGCGATCATTCTGTTGGTCGATCTGTGGGCCATCGTCAGTGTTTTTCGCAGCGACAAGTCCGAGGTGACGAAGGCGATGTGGGCGCTGCTGCTGTTGGCGCTGCCTGTTGTCGGCCTGGCCATCTGGGGTGTGCTCGGGCCGCGTGGAATCAAACGCGGCACGGGGCCATCTTCGCCTGAACACAGCAAGGGATAGGAGGGGAGATGAAG
This genomic interval carries:
- a CDS encoding PLDc N-terminal domain-containing protein, which translates into the protein MTEPVTYFWIAVAAIILLVDLWAIVSVFRSDKSEVTKAMWALLLLALPVVGLAIWGVLGPRGIKRGTGPSSPEHSKG